Part of the Natrialbaceae archaeon AArc-T1-2 genome, CAGCAGATGGACATCGTCATCGCGCTTCACCCAGTCGAGGTGTTGATCTTCATGGTGAAGGTGAGTACGATCGCCGCGATCGTCTCGATTCTGCCGATGGTGCTCTACTACGGCTGGCCCGCAGCCAAAGAACGCGGGCTGGTTCGTGGCGATCGACGCGTGTTCGTCGTCTGGGGCGGCACCTTGCTCGCCGGCTTCGCCGTGGGAACGTACCTCGGGTTCTTCTGGGTCGCTCCCGCCGTCATCTCCTATCTCGTCTCCGATGCGATCTCTAACGGGATGGTCGTCTCCTTCCGGATCCGGAGTTTCTTCTGGCTCGTGATATTCACCACTGTCGGCATCGGCTTCCTCTTTAACATGATCGTCACGATGGCGCTGTTTCACGCCGGCAACATCGTCTCCTACCGGACGATGCTGCGAGGCTGGCGGCCGATCGTCGTCGCCATCTTCACGGTCGCCGCCTTCGCCAGTCCGAAGGGCATCCTGACGATGATCGCACTCGCGACGCCGGTCGCGCTCACGTACCTGCTCGGACTGGCCGTCCTCTACGTACTCACCGGCGGCGGACGGCTGTTCGGCGGCGGTGGCGGGAGCGAGGCCGAGGTCGATCCGGACGGGACCGCCGCGACGGACTGATCGTCCGACGGCTTAAGGACCCCCCATCCGAACGCACCGGTATGCCGAAGATCAGCGTCGAAATCCCACAGGAACTGCTCGATGACCTCGACGAACACGTCGGCGACGACGGCAAGTACGTCAACCGCAGCGACGCTATTCGCGCATCGATACGGAAGAATCTCGATATCTTAGACGAGATCGACGAACGACACGGCCGCCTCGAGGACGAAGCTTAACCGTCGATCCGCTCGGCGAACCCGAAGTTCGGTTTGACGTCTTCGACGCGAACGCACACCTCGTCGCCGGGCTCGGTTCCGGAAACGAACAGCCGGTAGCCCTCGACGCTTGCGATCCCGTCGCCCTCGCTGCCGACGTCTTCGATCGCGACCTCGAGTTCGTCGCCGGGCCGGACCGGTGCGGTGAGTCGTCCCTTCCCGACGAAGTAGATCTCGGAGGATTCGTCCCGCGAGGCGTCGGGACTCGTGGCACGAACGTACTGGAACTCCTCGCCGACGTCCTCGCGAAACGCTTCGACGTCTGGACCCTGGAACACCTTCACGACGAAGTCGCCGCCGGACTCGAGTAGTTCCAAGGCTGTCTCGAACGCCTGGCGGGCCAGGTGCAGGGATCGGGCCTGATCGAGCGAGTACTCGCCGGACATGTTCGGGGCCATATCGGAGAGGACGACGTCGACCTCCCCGTCGGCGGCGTCGCTGATGCGGTCGCGGGTTCGCTCTTCGGTCATGTCACCGCGGACCGTCTCGACGTTGTCGTACTCTTCGAAGTCGTCGATTCGCTGGAGGTCGACCCCGATCACCGTACCGTCGGGCCCGACTTCCTCGGCGGCGACCTCGAGCCAGCCCCCCGGTGCGGCCCCGAGGTCGACGACGGTGTCGCCGCGGGAGAGGACGTTCTCGAGGTCGTCGAGCTGTTTGAGCTTGTAGGCCGCTCGGGAGCGATACCCCTCCTGTTTGGCCTTGTTGTAGTAGTGGTCTCGTCGTGTCATAGGTACCTCACCGAACTCCGTGAACCGTTCCGTGTGAAAACGGTCGGCCGATTTGTGTTCATACGGAATGAGACGCCCCCAGCTCGGAAAGGCACATCGGATAGTATCGGCAGCCGTCGGGCTCTACGAAGTCTCCCGTCACTAAGGGAAACGCAGACCCCGCGAACTCAGCGAGAGCGGGACTCTCGCCGAATCACGAAATCGACAGTTTTCGAACCACTTTACCTCGAGGCGATTCGCTATTCGAAGTGCTGGACGGGGCCCGTTACATCTATTGCGTATCGTAACGTAGTAGATCGTAACGATGAAAACAGTCACCACACGCATCCCGGAGGATGACGAGGAAGCTCTCGCCGAACTCGAGACGGAGTTGAGCGCCGATCGGTCGGAGGTGCTTCGCCGCCTGATCCGACAGGGTCTCTCCGACTGGCGCAAGGAGCAGGCACTCGACCAGCTCCGTGACCACCGCATTACGCTGCGGAAGGCGGCGGAGCTGGCGGACGTCCCGTACGTCGAGATGTTGTCCCTCGCCGCCGAAGAGGGGATCGACATCGGGTACACGACGGACGACCTCGAACGCGATCTCGATCGCGTCTAATGGTTGTCGTCGATTCCTCCGCGCTGATCCCGCTCGCATGGGTCGGTCGACTCGACCTCGTCTCGACTTCCTTTGACGATATTCGGACGACAGAAGAAGTTCGGGAGGAAGTCCTCACCGAAGGAAAGCGTGGTACCGCGACGCTCGACGAGTTTCTGGCGGACGTAGCTGTTCGTGGGATGCCGGACGCAGCCGACGAGGTAGCGTCGATGGAGGGGATTGCGGTGGCCGACGCGTCGGTGATCCTGCTGGCAGAGACTGACGAGGAGATTCTTCTCGCTAACGACAATGGACTGATCGAGGTTGCTCAGAGCCACGGCGTCGAGTGCTGGTGGGTGACGACGTTGTTGCTCAGATGTGCGAAAGAGGGTGACTTGACGGCGGAGGAGGTAACCGATATCCTCTACGACCTCGTGGACGAGGGAATGAACCTGCATCCGAAAGTCTACACACAGGTGCAAAAGAAGCTCCGAGAACTGGGGAATTGAACCAGAGTACGCGGTCGTATCGAGACGTGTTCAGTTAGTAGGTACAACAGACCGAGAAGAGTAGTTGTAGTAGTGATCCCGTCGTGTCAGGGGCACCTCACCGAGTTCCGTGATACGTATCGGCCGCGAGTCGCGGACGAATTCGCGTTCATACACGGTCTGACGCGGTCGACTCGGAAAGGCCCGTCGGATGTGAAACCGGCCGGCTCGAGGTACGAGCGGAGAGCGGCCGTGGTGCGATCTGCAAACTCGTCCGATCGTATGAACAGGTCGGGACCCCACACGACTTCGCCTCGTTCGGCCATTGCTTACGTATTTTCGAGGGTGACTTGTTATACTGTTAATTCAGTAGAGCCTATATTTCTCTACTCGAAATGCGTCAGTATTCAAGATGGAATCGAAGAATGACTCCACTGGAGAGCCAGCTCGGACCGCTCTATTAACGCAGTATCGAGAGGTCCGATCAGAATTAAGAGAGATTTTAGGACGGCTTCGACAACGAGCGCTCGCAGGGGTTGGTGTTGTCGGAGCGATTATTGGCTACGCACTCAGTACGGACACTCATTTATTACTGCTCACAATCCCGTTCCTTATTGGATATGTGTATGCAGCTAGCATCCATTCTGGAATAGTTATGATGTATTTAGCGAAACACGCCAGAGATATCGAGGATTCGATCACCGAAGACAAATTCTCATGGGAGAGTAAGTACGGTGGTATCTGGGAAGATACTGACCGAGATGTACCAGCGAACGATTCAGTTAATTGGAATGAGATACCAAAGTTCGCTGTTTACGGCTTTTTCATTGTCGGATACCTTGCTTCGATCGGAGTCGCATTGTTCATCGCAGCTACCGAGCTCGCGTCGGATCTGTTGATAGCATTTTGTATTCTCACGTATCTCATACTGACACTGATAGTGCTCGCTGTCACGTACTCGTATTATCAAGTCGCAGTAACCCTCAACGACAGAGTGTGACATCCTTCGCGCCATGGACGGTGGGGTTCTCTCGCTGAATCAGATAGACCTCGCCTCGGCTGCATCGTACGCGGTCGCGCACAAAGGGTGGCTTTTTATGCCGACCGTCCGTACCCCGACCCATATGTTCAAGGCCATCGTGAGCGCGGACACGCTCTCCAGCGCGCTCGATTCGGTCAGCGTGCTGGTCGACGAGTGCAAGATCCACCTCGAGGAAGAGGGCCTCGAGATTCGTGCCGTCGACCCCGCAAACGTCGGGATGGTCGACCTCTCGCTCGATGCGGCCGCGTTCGAATCGTACGAGGCCGACGGCGGGCTCATCGGCGTCGACCTCTCGCGACTCGAGGACATCGCGGGCATGGCCGAATCCGGCCAGCTCGTCCAGCTCGAACTCGACGAGGAGACCCGGAAACTCCACATCCAGATCGACGGCCTGGAGTACACCCTCGCGCTCATCGACCCGGACTCGATCCGACAGGAGCCGGACATCCCCGACCTCGACCTCCCTGCGGAGGTCGTCCTCGAGGGGAAAGACGTCAACCGGTCGGTGACGGCGGCGGACATGGTCTCCGATCACATCGCGTTGGGCGTCGACGAGGGCGAGGGATACTTCTACGTCGACGCGGAGGGTGATACCGACGACGTCCACTTAGAGCTCACCGCCGAGGACCTGATCGACATCCAGCTCGGGCCGGCACACTCGCTGTTTTCACTCGAGTATCTCAAGGACATGAACAAGGCAATTCCAGGTGACACCGAGGTGACGCTCGAACTCGGCGAGGAGTTCCCGATCAAGACACACTTCGGATTCGCCGAGGGACACGGTCAGGTCACGTACATGCTGGCACCGCGTATCCAGAGCGACTGATACGGATTGCTGTACCGATGTCCCGGTGCAACCGCAGAACGGTCGCGGTTGCGCCGGTAACGACTTCCGACCGAGTGATGCTGCAGGAGGGCACCGTTCACACACCGATCGCGCTCGAGACACCGTCAGCTGGTCGCTGACCGTCGTCCGGTCGTACGAAACGCGGCCCGGCTCACGTCTGTTCCGCGAGGAACGTTCGGATCGCCTCGTTGACCTGCGACGCGTCCTCGAGGAAACAGAAGTGTGATCCTCCCTCGACGCGCTCGAGGCGGGCGTTCGACAGTGTGTCCGCGAGCAGCGTCGCGTTCTCGAACGGAAGCACGCGATCGTCGGTCCCGTGAACCACGAGCGTCGGGACGCGGATTCGATGGAGGTGATCGGTCGCGTCGAAACTCGCCACGGCGGCCGCCTGGGCCGTGCGGGCGGGATCGGATGCGTCCTGCTCCAGTCGCCACTCGACGATCCGATCCATCAGGTGGGGGTTCCGGCTGGTGAACCGCTCGGTGAACGCGGGTCGTATCCGGTGACGGAGCCGTTCGCGTTCGGACGCATCCGCCGGTACGTCAGTGAACTGTGCTCGCGTCTCCTCGGGCACGGAAGCGACGTCGGGACCGCCTGCACTCGTCGACAGAAGCGAGAGGGTCTTCACACGGTCGTACTCGAGAGCGTACTGCTGGGCGATCATCCCGCCCATGCTCGCACCCACGAGGTGGGCCTCGGAGACGCCGGCGTCCTCGAGGACGGCCTCGAGGTCGGCGGCTAGCCCCGACATCGAGTAGCCGGCGAGTTTGAAGAGGAGAGGCGTTCGAATCCGTCCGGGAAGCGTTTTGACGACCGCCGAGAGGCCGTCCGCCGACCGCCCGGTTCCCCGGTTGTCCGGGGCGACGACCTCGTACGCGCCCCGAACCGCCTCGCGTTGCCATCGCCACATCCAGCGGCCATAACCCAGCCCCTGGACGAACGCGACCGGATCGCCGTCGCCCTCGTCGTGTTCGTAGTAGATCGACACGCCGTCGCTGTTCGCCCGTGGCATACGCCGAGTGACACGCTGCAGTCCCTTGAAATCGAGCGTCGCGCCGACGTTCGGACCCGACGCTTGTCCGGACTGTCGCGACCGACGAACAGTCCAAAATGGTCATACGAGTAAGGTATTTGCGCGCACCGATCCCACGTCTGGATATGACCCTGCGAACGATCGCACTCGCGACGCTGGCGGCGATCGGTCTGTTCGTCGTCTTGAGTGTCGTGTTGACGCTCGTCTCGATCGTCGTCGGCTTGCTCACCACGCTCGTCGTGACCGTCGTTGCGCTCGCCGTCCTCGTACTCGCCGCCGTCGGTCTCTACCGCATCGTCAGCTGGTCGCTGGACGGATCGTCGACCGGACGAGAACGCGACTCGAGTCGGGACGACGTCGGGACGGATGGTGACTCGCTTGAACAACTGCAGGACCGGTACGTCGAGGGTGGGCTCTCCGAAGCGGAGTACGAACGCGAACTCGAGCGCCTCATGGAGAACGACCCGGCCGGCCGGGACAGACTGGACCTGGATCGCGATCGCGACCTCGAGGACTCGTTCTCGAGCCGGAACTGACTCGCACAACCGGGAACGATCGTCGGCGACCGTCGCGCTTAACCCTTCCCAGCAGAATCCTACGAGCGATGCAGCGACTGCACGCCCGGTACCCGTTTCTCGAGGGAGCTCGCGAGGCCGTCGCCACGGAGGCCGTCGACCTCGCGACCGTCGTCGAGCGGGACGGGGCGGTCGTCGACAGGGCCTGTGAGCGGGTGCTGGCCGCCCTCGAAGACGGCGACACGGGCGAGCCACGGCGGGACGTCCGCACCGAGTTGCTCTCGTACCCGGTCGCGCGGGTGCTCGTCTCGCTGGTCGACGAACGAGTGCTCGTCCGCAAGTACGCCTGGGCGGAAGCCACCGTGGCGTACGACCGCATCACCGACGACCTCGAGGACACGACGGAGCTCAAAAGCGTCGCGTCAGCCGGCATCGACCTCGAGACGCTGCTCGCCGAGTTCGACCTCGAGGCGTCGGCCAGGGAGACGGGAGACGGCTACCGGATCGAGGACGCGACGTACCTGTCGCTTGCGGCTACCCTGCGAGACGACGAGTGGCGACTCGTCAATCGCGCACTCGCCAACGGCGAGGTTCCCGTCTCGGAGAGCGAACTCCTCGTCTTGCTCCGGGAGGCGATCCGCGGGCGCGTCGCGGACGGACTGCCCTTCGACGTCCCCGAGGCGATCGCGGCCGAACTCGAGGACGAGGTCGCGACGATCCGGGACGCGCTCGCGGACCTCGAGTTGACACGCGAGATCGACACCGTCGTTCCCGAGCTGTTCCCGCCGTGTATGAAGGCGCTGCTCGATGCCATCCAGCAGGGCGAACACCTGCCACATCACTCCCGATTTGCGATCACCGCGTTTCTCACCAGCATCGGGATGGATACCGACGAGATCGTCGAGCTCTACCGGGTCAACTCCGCGTTTGGCGAGGAAATGACTCGCTACCAGACCGACCACATCCGCGGGGAGACCTCGCCGACTGAGTACTCCGCCCCTTCGTGTGCGACGATGCAGTCCTACGGCGACTGTGTCAACAAAGACGATCGCTGTGAACGGATCGCCCATCCGATGGCCTACTACGAGAGCCGCCTCGACGAGACGGACGAAGACGACCTCGAGGACTGGCGGGAGGCGACGGCCGAGGATTCCTGATACTGTCGGTCATACAGACGTGAACGCGACGAGCGACACCAGATACACGTTCACCGGCCGGCTCACCCGGACGTCAATTTCCAGGTCCATGACCGACAGTATGACCGTCCGCGAACGCTTCGAGTGTCTTCGTCGACTGCGCCGACGCTCAATCGCTTTTGCACTCGAAGCCGCCGCTGTGGCCGTCCTCGCTGCTTGCCGGTATTCCGAGCCGACGCGAGCCGAGGCGGCGAAGCGCCGGTAGGAGCGTCTCGTGGCCGAGTACTGCGAAACCGAGGACGATCGTGGCGAAGCCGGCGACCGTGACGGCGGTGATCGACTCGCCGAGAAACAGCCAGCCCCCAAGCGCCGCGACGATCGGGCTGGCGTAGAAGGTCAGACTCGAGTGGATGACGCCGACGTCCTCGAGCAACGCGAAGTAGGCGATGTACGCGAGCGCGCCGGCGAAGACGGTGACGTAGGCAAGCGAGACGATCGCGGTCGTGGTCCACTCGATCGCCGCGACCGACTCGCCGGCGGCGGCACTCATCCCGTGAAGCAAGAGCGCACTTAGTGGCAGCCCCCACGCGACCCGGGCCGTACTCGAGATCGTCGACGGCGAGCGACGGATCAACACGGCTCCGAGTGCGGCGCTGAACGCGCCGATCAGGACGATGACCGCGCCACCCTCGAGCGTCGCCAGCAGGTTGCCGGGGTCGATCCCGACCACCATCCCGACGCCGGCCAGCCCGACGAGCGAGCCGACCGCGCCGACCGGGGAGAGCCGTTCGTCCGAGAGCAAGACGGCGGCGAGCACTGGCGAGAAAATGGGAACGAGGCTGAACGCGATCGCACCCACCGCGCTCGTCACGTAGCCCTGCCCGACGAACAGCAAGGCGTTCGCCAGCCCGATCGTCAACACGCCAGCGGCGACGATGCCGACGAGGTCGCCACGGGTCCGGGGAACGAACTCGTCGCCGATTGCGGTGTGGTAGGCGTACGCGAGCAACAGGATCGCCGCGAGGTCGAACCGGATCGCGACGAAAAGCAGCGGCGGGATGTACGCCTGGCCGGCCCTGGCGGCGACGAACGTGCCGCCGAAGAAGACACTCGCAAGCAGGAAGTAGGCGATCGTTCGCGTCCGGCTCATCGAGACGCCAACACCCCATCGTGGACGCCGGCCCCACTCCCGCAGGAGTGGACGATCGTCGTCGTTCCTGGTTCTATCATTACTGGATAGAACGTGCTGAACACACATAAGTTAATTCGGAAAATAATTCACGGTAAGAAATGTGGCGACGCCGTGACGAACGTTCGCGGATCGACACGCGACTCACGACGTGAAAGATATTCACGCTCCGTAACTCACTTTTCCGCCCGGCCGAAACGTCGACCATGGACCCCGCACTCGAGGAGGTCGAGTTTCTCGCTCGTTCTACGAACCGCGTCGAGGTGCTGGCAGCGCTTGCCGACCAGCCACGGACGCGGCGCGACCTCGAGTCGGTGACTGGAGCCTCACAGCCGACCCTCGGGCGGATCCTCCGGGACTTCGAGGATCGACGGTGGGTCGAGCGGACCGACGAGGGGTATACGGCGACGGCAACCGGTCGGCTCGTCGCCGAGGGGATCGTGGACTTACGCGAGACCGTCGAGACGGAGCTGAAACTCCGGGACGTGATCGAGTGGCTGCCGACGGCGGAGATGGACGTCGATCTGCGTCGGTTCCGGGACGCGACGATCACTGTCCCGACCGAGACGCGCCCGAGCGCGCCGGTCGGACGATCGCTCGAGCTCGTCCGGGACGCCGACTGCGTCCGGTCGGTCTCACACGCGTTCAACGATCGCAGCCTGGACCTACTGCGCCGGCGGACGACCGAGGGCGAGGCCACCTTCGAGGGCGTCTTCGCGGCAAGTGCGATCGAGGCGGTCACCGACGACGCGGTGCTCTGTCGGCGCTTCCGGGAGCTGGTCGACTCGGAGAACGCGACGATCCGGGTCTACGACGGCGCGGTCCCGCTCGCGGTGACGATCGCCGACGACGTCGTGAGCCTGCTCGTACGCGACGACGACGGCGTCCTCCAGGCGGCAGTGGACACCGACGACGAGGCGGTCCGTGAGTGGGCCCGGGAGACCCACGAGCGCTACTGGACCGATTCGCGGCCGCTCGAGGTGGCCGATCTCGAGGAGTGATCGCCCGAACGCGTCGCTCGACGTCGGAAAATCGGCGGCAAAACGGCGTGTCATACTGACTGCTGTACGTCCGTCCCGGGACAACCGCAAGACGGGACGGACGTACAGCAATCCGTATCAGTCGATGTGACCTTCGCGTCGCAGCTGGGCGGCGTCCTGACCGGTGTAGCGCCACTCGATGTTCGCTTTCTCGTCCTGGAAGTCCCACGGTTCGACG contains:
- a CDS encoding ribbon-helix-helix domain-containing protein, whose product is MPKISVEIPQELLDDLDEHVGDDGKYVNRSDAIRASIRKNLDILDEIDERHGRLEDEA
- a CDS encoding 23S rRNA (uridine(2552)-2'-O)-methyltransferase encodes the protein MTRRDHYYNKAKQEGYRSRAAYKLKQLDDLENVLSRGDTVVDLGAAPGGWLEVAAEEVGPDGTVIGVDLQRIDDFEEYDNVETVRGDMTEERTRDRISDAADGEVDVVLSDMAPNMSGEYSLDQARSLHLARQAFETALELLESGGDFVVKVFQGPDVEAFREDVGEEFQYVRATSPDASRDESSEIYFVGKGRLTAPVRPGDELEVAIEDVGSEGDGIASVEGYRLFVSGTEPGDEVCVRVEDVKPNFGFAERIDG
- a CDS encoding UPF0175 family protein, which translates into the protein MKTVTTRIPEDDEEALAELETELSADRSEVLRRLIRQGLSDWRKEQALDQLRDHRITLRKAAELADVPYVEMLSLAAEEGIDIGYTTDDLERDLDRV
- a CDS encoding DNA polymerase sliding clamp, translated to MFKAIVSADTLSSALDSVSVLVDECKIHLEEEGLEIRAVDPANVGMVDLSLDAAAFESYEADGGLIGVDLSRLEDIAGMAESGQLVQLELDEETRKLHIQIDGLEYTLALIDPDSIRQEPDIPDLDLPAEVVLEGKDVNRSVTAADMVSDHIALGVDEGEGYFYVDAEGDTDDVHLELTAEDLIDIQLGPAHSLFSLEYLKDMNKAIPGDTEVTLELGEEFPIKTHFGFAEGHGQVTYMLAPRIQSD
- a CDS encoding alpha/beta fold hydrolase, whose amino-acid sequence is MPRANSDGVSIYYEHDEGDGDPVAFVQGLGYGRWMWRWQREAVRGAYEVVAPDNRGTGRSADGLSAVVKTLPGRIRTPLLFKLAGYSMSGLAADLEAVLEDAGVSEAHLVGASMGGMIAQQYALEYDRVKTLSLLSTSAGGPDVASVPEETRAQFTDVPADASERERLRHRIRPAFTERFTSRNPHLMDRIVEWRLEQDASDPARTAQAAAVASFDATDHLHRIRVPTLVVHGTDDRVLPFENATLLADTLSNARLERVEGGSHFCFLEDASQVNEAIRTFLAEQT
- a CDS encoding SHOCT domain-containing protein; protein product: MTLRTIALATLAAIGLFVVLSVVLTLVSIVVGLLTTLVVTVVALAVLVLAAVGLYRIVSWSLDGSSTGRERDSSRDDVGTDGDSLEQLQDRYVEGGLSEAEYERELERLMENDPAGRDRLDLDRDRDLEDSFSSRN
- the priL gene encoding DNA primase regulatory subunit PriL, whose translation is MQRLHARYPFLEGAREAVATEAVDLATVVERDGAVVDRACERVLAALEDGDTGEPRRDVRTELLSYPVARVLVSLVDERVLVRKYAWAEATVAYDRITDDLEDTTELKSVASAGIDLETLLAEFDLEASARETGDGYRIEDATYLSLAATLRDDEWRLVNRALANGEVPVSESELLVLLREAIRGRVADGLPFDVPEAIAAELEDEVATIRDALADLELTREIDTVVPELFPPCMKALLDAIQQGEHLPHHSRFAITAFLTSIGMDTDEIVELYRVNSAFGEEMTRYQTDHIRGETSPTEYSAPSCATMQSYGDCVNKDDRCERIAHPMAYYESRLDETDEDDLEDWREATAEDS
- a CDS encoding DMT family transporter, with protein sequence MSRTRTIAYFLLASVFFGGTFVAARAGQAYIPPLLFVAIRFDLAAILLLAYAYHTAIGDEFVPRTRGDLVGIVAAGVLTIGLANALLFVGQGYVTSAVGAIAFSLVPIFSPVLAAVLLSDERLSPVGAVGSLVGLAGVGMVVGIDPGNLLATLEGGAVIVLIGAFSAALGAVLIRRSPSTISSTARVAWGLPLSALLLHGMSAAAGESVAAIEWTTTAIVSLAYVTVFAGALAYIAYFALLEDVGVIHSSLTFYASPIVAALGGWLFLGESITAVTVAGFATIVLGFAVLGHETLLPALRRLGSRRLGIPASSEDGHSGGFECKSD
- a CDS encoding helix-turn-helix transcriptional regulator; this encodes MDPALEEVEFLARSTNRVEVLAALADQPRTRRDLESVTGASQPTLGRILRDFEDRRWVERTDEGYTATATGRLVAEGIVDLRETVETELKLRDVIEWLPTAEMDVDLRRFRDATITVPTETRPSAPVGRSLELVRDADCVRSVSHAFNDRSLDLLRRRTTEGEATFEGVFAASAIEAVTDDAVLCRRFRELVDSENATIRVYDGAVPLAVTIADDVVSLLVRDDDGVLQAAVDTDDEAVREWARETHERYWTDSRPLEVADLEE